In the Candidatus Equadaptatus faecalis genome, CCCGTTCGTTGTCGCCTGAAAGCAGCACTGTGCGTATGCCGAGCTGTTTCAGTTCTGCGACAGCAGTTTCAGCATCGGCCTTCAGCGTGTCAGAAACGGCAAACAATCCGAGAATTTTCTTTTCATCCGCAACAAGAACCACGGTTTTGCCTTCCTTTTCCAGCCGCTGAACGTCATGCAGGACTTCGCCGCTTGTTTCAACTTTTGAAGCAACGAACGAGGGTTTTCCCGCATACAGCCTGCCCTGCGCAGAGAGTGCGGATACTCCGTTTCCGGGCAGCTCTTCATAATTTTCTACAGGAAAAATTTCTGCGTTCTGTTCTTTCAGCCATGCTGAGACCGCCGCGGCAACAGGGTGCGAGCTTCTGCTTTCAAGCGCGTACGCGGCTGCTTCAAAATCCGCAGAGTAAGAAACAACGTCTGAAACGGTCATTTCGCCGCTCGTAAGCGTCCCTGTCTTATCCAGAGCCATAATTGAAATTTTGCCGGTCTGTTCAAGCGAAGCGGCTGTCTTAAAAAGTATTCCGTTTTTCGCGCCGACTCCGCTTCCGACCATTATTGCAACCGGTGTTGCAAGCCCCAAAGCGCAGGGGCAGGAGATGACAAGCACGGAAATTCCGCGCGACAGCGCAAAGGCAAAATCCTTTCCCGCTGACAGCCAGCCGCACAGCGTCGCAAGCGCAATGCAGATTACCGAAGGAACGAAAACAGCGGCGGCCCTGTCTGCAATTTTGGCGACGGGCGCTTTCTGCGCAGCGGCGTCGGAAACAAGCTTTATTATTTTTGAAAGCGTCGTATCTTCGCCGACGCTGAAAGCCCTTGCCCGTACAAAACCGGACAAATTGACCGTCGCGGTAAAAACCTTGTCTCCCGCGGTCTTGTCAACCGGCAGGCTTTCTCCCGTCAGCGCAGACTCGTCAACAGATGCCGCGCCTTCAACAATTATCCCGTCCGCGGGAAATTTTTCCCCAGGCCGCACAACGAATTCATCGCCCGGTTTTATTTCCGAAAGCAGTATTCTCTCTTCCCTGCCGTCTTTTACTACAACGGCGAAATCGGGCGCGAGCTTCGCAAGCCCCTTAAGCGCGTCAGTCGTTCTGCCTTTTGAACGCGCTTCAAGCGTTTTGCCTACGGTTATAAGCGTCAGAATCATTGCCGCAGAATCAAAATACAGATGCCCCCCGCCCTTCGCCAGTACGGCGCAGGAATAGACAAACGAAGCCGCGGAGCCGAGAGCAACAAGGCTGTCCATATTCGGGCTGCGCCTTGCAAGCGATGCGAAGCCGCTCGTGAAAAATTTTCTGTTGACGCACATAATCGCCGCAGCAAGAACAAACTGGCAGACAGCGGAGAAATAAAATCCAAAATCTGCGCCGAACATATGCCCCATTGAGAAATACATAAGCGGCAGCAGCAAAGCCGCCGAAACGGCAAGCCGCCGCTTCAGACGTTTCGTTTCTTCGTCTGCGGAAGAATCTTTTTCCGCCTCGTAAAGCCTTGCGCCGTACCCTACTTTTGTGACGGCGGCAATAATTTCTTCCGATCTTCCGCCTTCAACCTGCATTGAATTGGTCAGCAGACTGACGGAACAGGAAGTCACCCCGTCAACCTTTTTCACGGCTCTTTCAACCGCTGCCGAACATGCCGCGCAGCTCATACCCGTTACGCTGAATTTTACCGTCATTCCGAGCCTCCTCCCGTGGAATAAAATCTCCCAAACCTTTTTCATATATAGTATAATTCATTACGGCAAATTTGTGCTGCGTATATCTGCGCAGCGGACAGGCGGTATTTATACGGTCATGAAAGGCTATTTTGACGGGGCTTCGCGCTCAAATCCGGGAGAAGCAGGCGCAGGCTCATTTCTCGTTGACAACGACGGAAAAATAATATGGAGCAAGGCTGATTATCTCGGTGTTAAAACAAACAACGAGGCTGAATACACGGCGCTGATAAATCTGCTTGCCGAAGCGCGCGCCAGAAACGTGAAACAGCTTGACGTGTACGGCGACAGCAAACTTGTGATATCGCAGGTGACGCACCAGTGGAAAATAAAAATGCCGCATCTTTTTGAACTTGCTTCAAAGGTGTGGGAGCTTGCGCAGGGCATGAACGTAAGCTACAGCTGGCTGCCGCGCGAACAAAACAAACTTGCCGACGCACTCTCAAACGAAGCAATAGACAGAAAAAACGGTTAACCATATCAGATATTGTTCTGGTTTAAGAAAGAGGAATAAGCATGAAAGATTTAAAAAAATACGTCAAACGCACTGCACAGGACGACGCGGCGGTTTACGGCGCGGTTTCTGAAATCATCGCAAAGGTCATAAAGGAAGGCGACGCCGGAGTATCCTTCTACAACGAAAAATTCGGCGGACTGCCGGCAAAAGATTTCCGCGTCCCCGCAAAGGAGCTGGACAAAGCTCTCAAAGCCGTATCGCCGGAGCTGCTGAAAGCAATGCGGCTTTCTGCCAAAAACATTAAAAAATTTGCAAAAAAGCAGCTTTCCTGCGTTAAACCGCTCAAAACGGAAGTCATGAAAGGCGTTGCGCTCGGGCATAATGTAATTCCCGTAGACTCGGTATGCTGCTACGTCCCCGGAGGCAACCATCCTCTTTTCTCCACGGCTTTAATGCTTGCGATACCGGCAAAGGTTGCGGGAGTGCCGAGAATATGCGCATGCGTACCCCCGATGAACGGAAGCCGTCTGCCCCACCCCGCAACGCTCGCCGCTCTCAAAATCGCCGGCGTTGACGAAATATACGCAACAGGCGGTGCTCAGGCTGTCGCCGCCGCTGCTTACGGAACAAAAACGATAAAACCAGTAACAATGATAGTAGGTCCCGGAAACAAATTCGTCACGGAAGCAAAACGCCAGGTCTTCGGCAGAGTCGGCATAGATTTTATCGCAGGTCCCAGCGAAGTGCTTGTAATAGCAGATTCCGCGGCGAAACCTGCAGTTATAGCCGCCGACCTTCTCGCGCAGTCAGAGCATGACAAAGACGCCTCAGGCATACTTGTAACAACGTCTGAAACGCTTGCAAAAGCCGTTGAAAAAGAGGTCGAAGCACAGCTCAAAACGCTTGACACGGCAGACATAGCAGGCATATCGTGGAAAAACAACGGACGCATAATCCTTGCTAAAAATCTCAGCGAAGCCTGTGAAATCGCAAACGAACTCGCGCCGGAGCATCTTGAAGTTGACACCAAAAATCCTGAAGAGCTCGCGGACAAACTTCGCAACTACGGTTCCCTCTTCCTCGGACAGGGCTCGGCGGAAGTATTCGGCGATTACGATGCCGGCACCAACCACACCCTGCCGACAATGGGCGCAGCCCGCTACACAGGCGGAGTATCGGTATTCAACTTCCTTAAAATCTGCACCTTCCAAAACGTCTCGTCCGAAGGCGTGACAAGAATAGGCAGAGCCGCGGTTACAATGGCTGAAAACGAAGGGCTCACTGCTCACGCCAACGCGGCAAGAATCAGGCTGAAATAACACGGCACTTTGCGCCGTTATAAAAAAAGAAGCAGACCTTTTCGGTCTGCTTCTTTTCTGTTTGGATTTTTGCGCTTATTTCGTTTTGTAGCCGTCGTATTTCTTCTGTGAGCCGGTAAGTGCTACGCAGTTATTGATCATGTCTTTAACTGACGTGCCTTTTTCCATTGTTTCAAGCCAGCCCTGTGCTTTGCTTGTGAGGGTTGCGGGCTCTGTTTTGCCAACTGACATTGTTGCTGTTGTCGGCCAGAACCAGCCGCCGTTTTCGTTGCGGCCCTGAAGCACTACGCGGATGTCGCCCTGTTTTTTGGCTGCAGGAAGGTCGATGCCCTTCTTGTTCTGGTACATAGCGACTGACGCGAGAAGACCTTCGTCGTCTTTGCGGACTCTGTTGACTACGAGAACGACTGCTGTGTCTTTGTATTCCGTCTGGAAGTTGAAGTCGCCCTGTGAGTCGCCGGCGCCGAATATAGGACCTCTGCCTTTGTACAGCGGGCGGATAATTTTGTCGACTGTTGCGACTTTACCCGGGCCTTCTGTCTGCGGGTGGAGATCATAGTCGTATTCGTTCGTGAGAACGCCGCCTTTTTCTTTGTTGGTCATAGCTGTGATGCCGTCTACGCCTTTGAGGTTCCATGCGGGAACTGTCGCGCAGATAACGTCAAGATAGGAAGCTGAGCAGAACCATACATCGATGCCGTTTTCTTCGAGGCAGACGAGGAGTTCCTGCATTTCAGGCGTTACTGTTACTGAGTTGTTGTGTTTGATTGTAAGCTGTCCGGCTTCTGACGGATATTTCTTTGAATCCGGGCTCTGCCATTTAATCTTCTTCCACTGTGTCGGGTCTTTGAGCTGTCTTTCGTGTGAAAGTTTGTGTGATTCAAGGGCGAGCTGCTGAACCTGTGCGCGTGTCATACCTTCGAAGAGGTAGCTAGTCCACGGGTAGCCGATTGCTGTTGAGTAGCTGCTTACGATTGCGTCATGGAGCCACCAGACTTTTGTTGCGAATTCTTTCCAGTCGTCTGAGTTGATCCATTCTTTCATTTTGCTTTCTTTTGAGTTGTCCGGTGCAACGTAGCCTTTATCGTAAAGTTTTTTGTAGGCTTTTGCAGCGTCTCTTGCAACTTTGGCAACCGTCAGATGGCCCCATTTTTCGCCGAGGTCCATGTTGACATCAGGAATACCTGTTGTGAGAAGCGTGTACATGCGTTCCGGTTTGGCTGCGAAACGAAGGCGTTCGAACATATAGAAATATGTTTCCTGACCGACGTCGTTGATTGAAATCGTGTTGTCAAAGTCGAATACTGCATACGGTTTGCAGTTCGGGTCGTAACCCTTGCTGTTTTTACCGTACATATCGAACATCTGGTTGATGACTTTTTTGACGTTCGGCTCCCAGTTCTTGCTTGTCAGATAAGCTGTTTTGCCTGCCGCAAATGCTGCTGACGAGAAGACCATGGCAAAAATCATTGCAACGACAAAAGCTCTTACTGATTTTTTGCTGAATCTCATGTTATTTTCCCCTTTCAAAATTTTTGTGAATTTGCTGCGTGTTGCCGTGTAGCCTATAACCTAGTTAACTGCAACTTACAGACCGAAAACTTTTGGCAGGATAAGCTTCGGAAGCGTAAGCGACAGTGCAGGCACAAACGTTGTGAGCAGAAGCACCGGCAGATATGCGAAAATAAGAAGAATCATTATCGGCTTGAGCATTGTGTTGATTTTCGCATTGCAGATGCGTCCGCTGAGGTAAAGCATAGGAGCCGTAGGAGGCGTGAGGTTGCCCATTCCGAGGTTGACGCCGAGTATGGCCGCAAAATGCACAGGATGCACTCCGAGCGACGTAACTATCGGGAGCAGAATCGGCGTGCAGAGCAGGATTCCGCTGACGTCGTCCATAAGCATTCCTATGATTATCATAAATACGTTGATGAGGATAAGAATTATATATTTGTTGTCGGTAATTGAAAGCAGCCAGTCGGCTATCTGCTGCGGCACGTCTTCCATAACCATAAGACGGCTCATCATCATAACCATAAAGAACATTACCATAACAACGCCGGTTGTTGTTCCTGTTTCAACAATTGCATCCTTAAGACCTTTAAGATCCATTCCCTTATATATGAAAAGACCAACCGGAATTGCGTAAAGCACGCTGACAGCCGCAGCTTCCGTAGGCGTCATAATACCGCCGTAGATGCCTCCGAGGATAATGACAGGCATGAGCAGCGACGGGAAACCTATTTTAATATTCTTTCTCGTGCTGATGAGCCATTCGGACATTGTCTGGGCTTCTCTGACCTTAATCGGCATGTGGCGTGTCATAACCGCGTTGCAGGTGCAGAGCAGAATAACAAGCAGAATGCCTGGGCCTACTGTTGCGAGGAAGCATGCAAGAACAGACGTGTTGCTTGACCAGGCGTAAAGAATCTGCGCTGAGCTCGGGGGAATAAGAAGCCCCAGCGGGCAGGCGGCTGCAAGCAGAGAGGCAACGTAGCCTCTTTCATAGCCTGCCGCAAGAAGTCTCGGCTGCATCATTGCGCCGATGCAGGAAAGAGTTGCGGAAGCAGAGCCTGAAATTGAACCGAATATAGCGCTTGTAACTACTGAAACAGCGCCGAGTCCGCTTCTGATGCGGCCTGTAAAGGATTCGACAACACCTATAAGGGCTTCGCCTATTTTACTTTTTTCCATAATGCCGCCTGCGAGGATAAACAGCGGCATAGCGAGAAGAACGACCGAATTGATCTGCCCGTAGGCAGCGTTCAGCAGGAAGTCCGTCTGATAGCTGAGAGAAAACGCAAGCCATATAACCGTTGCACCAAAGGAGAAAGGTATAGGCATACCGATAACAAGGCAGAATATAAGCACACCAATTCCGATAAGAACTTCAGTCATGACCTATTCTCCTTTCTGCGCTGCAAACTGCGCTTTAGTCGGCGCTTTCGCGTCGGGATATTTTGCTTTTATGCGTTCTGAAACGTAATCGCCCTCAGAGGGTTCCGTATAATAGCCTTCTTTAAAGTATGCGCGAATATTTCTGAAGAAATAATACCCGTGATAGAACTCCATAAGCAGCATACCGAGGAAAATTGCGCTGTGCGAAATGGAGATAGGTATTTTCAAAGACGTTGTAAGCGGGTTTTTCTCAAGCGACCAGAGAAGCATCTGCGTTGACCAGACAAGCACTACGGTGTTGACCGCAAGCGTCAGCGCTTCTGCAAGAAGCCCGATAGCGTCCTTTATTCTCATGTTTTTAACGTACATCTTCATAAGGTCTGCTTTGATATGGCTGTTTTCGTAGCTGCCGTGAGCCGCTCCGATAAAATAAAGCCAGAAAGCAAACAGAAGAATAATTTCATCTGAGCCGTAGAAATTGCTGCCGAGCACGTAACGCATAAAGACAGCGGCCAAAATGGTAACCGTTGACATCAAATTGCAGACTACAATAACAAAGCGTATCAGTTTAAGCAGCAGCTTCCAGAATCCTGTATCCTGTAAACTCATTTGGTGCTGCACCTCTTTCATAACAAAATTGCAAGAAAGGGTGCTTCCGTGCAAAAGTCTTGGGAGAGTTCGCACAGAAGCAGCCCTTGTAAAACATTGATTATTTGACTGATTCGGTAAGTTTTTTAAGCGTGTCTGCACCGATGTTCTTTTTAAGCTTCGGCCAGGTTACTTTTCTTACTTTATCAACGTATGCTTTCATTTCTTTGGCGCTGAGCGTTTCAACCTTTACGCCGTATTTTTTGAGATCGTTGATTGCTTTTTCGTCAAGACTCTTTGCAACTTTGTAGCTGTTGTCAGCTTCTTTGCGGAAAGCGTCCGTTACGATTTTCTGCTGTTCCGGAGTAAGCTTTCCAAACGTCTTTTTGCTTGTGAAGTAGCCTATGTTCTCGGCAAAAATGTTGTAGCAGACGTAATGCTTGATAACGTCGCGGAAATCTGAGTAGGCAAGCTGAGGGGTAAGACCGATTGCGCCGTCGCAAACGCCTGTCTGCAGTGAGCTGTAAAGGTCTGAATACGGGATTGTCGTGGCACCGAAGCCCATGTCGTTGACAACGAGGTTATAGACTTCGATTGCAGGAGCGCGAACCTTTGAAGCCTTCTTTGCCGCAGCGTCCTGATATTTTGCCGGAAGCTTCGTATAGGCAATGCCTATGAGACCTTCAACGTAGATACCCATAAGCTTGACGCCGAGTTTGTCGTGAACCTGTCCGTAGGTTTTTGAGAAATAGGACTGAGGTCCGAAAACCTTCGGGAGATCCTGATAACCGGCAACAAGATAAGGAATGAAGTTCATTTCGAGTTTTGAATCGTATTCGCTCGGAATAGGGATAAGAGCCATGTCAACGGCGCCCTTCATAAGATCCTGATAGGTAACCGTGTAGTCGCCGAGCTGACTTGACGGATAAATCTTAATCTTAAGATCGCCTTTCGTCTTTGTTTCAATTTCCTTGACTATGCGCTGAAGCGACGCATAACCCGGATGGTTGGTGTTATAGTGCGTGGCAAGGCGGAGCCTTGTCGTCTTTGCTTCTGACGGAGTTGCCGTAAAGCAAGCAAAAGCCGCTGCCAGAAGAAGAATTGAAGCTGTGATGCCAAGAATTTTCTTCATAACCTGATGCACCTCTCTTGTTTGTGTTTGCTGAAACGGTACTTCTGTGAACAGTGAAGCCTGCAGCGGCGTTTAACGGCCGCAGCAGACTTCTTTGCCGCAAATCCTAACGGACGCCTTCGCGTACGTATTTGATAAGCTGTTCTTTGTTCATTCCGGCGATGCCGAGATCCTCTGCCGTAAGACCTGCTTTGCGCCAGTCTTTTTCATGGATAATGTTGTAAATATCGATGCAGGAATTCGTTGTCGGCATTGCAACACCGAGGATTTTACCGATTTCTGACCAGGGAACAAGGCCGAACGGGCAGTCTTCGGTAAGATATCTGTCCCAAATGCTGTTGGGGCCGCAAATCGGGGTAAGCGAGATTGCGCCGTGTCCGGCTGCATAGAGCTGTTTCCAGTTAAAGCCCACAGGCATGCCGCTGAAATCTTCCATCGGTGTGAGTGAGTAGCCGAGTTCTTTGCCGACTGCTTTGCGTTCCTGGTCAAGCACGATATTGACCTTGCATGCTGACGGCGTCCAGCCGTGTTCATAGACGAAGAAGTTGAAGAGATGATGTTCGATTGACGTTACGGAAAGGAGACACGGACCTGTGTGCCACGCCGGGTTAACTATTGAAAGTCCGCTTTCGAGAACGTCGTTGTAAACCTTAACGAACGGGAAGAGGTCTTCGCGCATTTCATCAATAAGCGCGGGACCTGCGCTTGCCGGCATAAAGCCGATATTGACGTCGTTTCTTCCGTAGAATTCTACTCTGCCTTCGCCTTTAAGACGCGTGTCGTACGGCAGGTTGTTGACATCGGCGATAACAGGGCAGTTCTCTTCGCCGAACACTTTGCGGAGCTGAAGAGCTGCAAATGCGCCGGGGAATACTACGATGATCTGGTCTTTTTTGACCTTGCCTTTAAGAAGCTGGGCATAATCGCCGTGTGCAAACGCCGGTGTTACGAGAACGATGTAGCGGCAGCCTTCGATTGCCTTTTCGATATCGTCCGTTACCATGTTGAGTTTTACGGGACCCGGTTTTTCAAACAGACCTGTCATTTCTATCGTCTGCGTTTCAAAGACCTTTTTCATTTTGTCTTTGAACTTCGGCATTTCATAGAAATTAACCGTGTGACCTTTCACCGTGAAATCGGCTGCCATTGTATGTCCGCCGTTTCCGCCTCCGAGTATTGCTATCTTTTTCGGTACCATTCTAAAGGACCTCCTGTGTGTATTGAATAGTGGTTTGTTCTAAGACGGCATTCTGCTGTCATTGAAATTATAGATTATTTTTACGGCAAAAAGCCATATTAAATCTCACAAATTTTAAATAAAATAGCGCTGTCTTTTTGTACAAACAGCACAAAAAAATCGCCGGCTTCCGCAGCAGGGCGAAACCGGACGATTTACAACGTTATACGCTGAAATACGGCTAAAACGTCTTTGACCGCAGTGCTATATACACTGCCACTGCATTGTTAAAATCGTGCAAATCAATGCCCGTAACCTTTTCAAAGCGGCTGAGCCTGTAACAGAGCGTATTCTTGTGAATATTCAGTCTGCGGGAAGCAAGCGTCTGGTTAAAATTCGACTCACACCACACACGCGCAAGCTTCATAAGCTCCGGACAGTCTCTCTGGCTGCGCAGACTGCCGAGCTGCTCATTCGCGAAATTGTCCAGCACAGTCTGAGGAATGCGGCATATCAGCTTTTCGAGATTAAAATCATCTATATAAAGACAGCTTGACGGACAGCGCTCAAGCGCCACCTCCCACGAAAGCTTTGCGTCCTCGTAGCTTCGCTTCAGTTCCTCCGGAGTTAAAGCTTTCCTGCCTATGCCTGCCGTCAGACAGAAACCGCACTGCCTCATCTGCTCCTCCAGTTCGCTGAATTTTTTCTTCAGACGGTCAACGTAGTCGCCGCCTGCGCTTTTCAACGCCGCAAACACAACGTAGCGTTCTTCCCCGACGCTGATTCTTATATCTTCAGCTCCGCAGAACTGCTGTTTGACCATAACGTGATAATCAAAACTTAACACCGGCGATACCTGTTTCAGTTTTCTGGCGTCCGGCACCTCAAGGTTGCGGTAATCAAGATAAATCACGGCACGCGGTATGCTCATGTCATATCCGAGCATAGTGCAGTGGGAGAGGAAATTTTCTCCGGACGCTGCGCTGCCGTCAAAATTAATAAGTTCTCGCAGCAGTTCAAGTCTGTCTTTATTTTTCAAAATGGCAGAATCCTTTATCAGCTCGGTTCTCACAAGCATTTCGGCAAAAATCTTTATAAGGTTGCCGTACTTTGACACCTCGTCAGGAGTTCCTGTTATGCCTACGGTTCCAACCACCTCGTTATTTATCGTTATCGGCATTGTAACTCCGGGCTGAGTTCCCGAAAGCCGCGCGGCAGCTTTACTGTCGTGATAGAGCTGTCTGCCGTACTTCACAGACTCAAGAGACGCCTCATGAAAAGAGCCGCACCTTCCTTCCTGTGACGAACCTATAATAATTCCCTTCTGATTTGTAATAATGACCGAATAATTAATAATTTTGCTTGCCTGCTTGCAGATACTCTGAGCAATACGCTCCAGCATAATTGCCGTCCCCCTCCGGACTGAATTTACCTGTACATATTATATACTTTTTGTACTAAAGCTACAATATACCATACAAAATTTAATAACCTGCAGCGGCTTGCTTGCAATAACCGGTTCTCTTTTGTAAAATATACCCGTTGAAAGCACACCAGTCTTGAAAGGAGACACTCACATGAAAATGAAAAAAATTGCTGCCGTACTGCTCGTTGCAGTCTTCACGGCACTTTGCGCTCTCTCGGCAGGCTGCGCCGCAGAAAAAGCGCCGAAAGTTAAAGAAAGCAAACAGTCAAAACAGATTCGCAGCCAGTTCCAGAAAATAATGCACAGCTGGATTCGTTCAGAGAACAGGCGCGACACCGAAAACAGCCAGACAAGCTACGTGGAAGTAGAAGCAGCCTTTTTCTCCCCCGAATATATCGAAGCACACGTTCAGGATCAGGCACAGAAAAACCTTTGGACAGAACAGGAGCTTGAAGACTACAAGTACAAATATCTGCAGACGCTCCAGCTTGACAAAATGATACCGTTCCTTATTCACATTGACAACTCTGCAGAAGCGATGCACATGGCGCCCTTTGACAACATCGTCAAAATGCGCGTGGGCGGAAAAACCTACAAGCCTGTAGACTACGACAAACGCTTTAACTTCCGTCTCATGGGCGAAATAGAAGGACTTGTATTCTTCCCGCGCTACGACGAAAAGACAGGCAAACCGCTTATCCCAGAAAAAGGCGGTACCGTACAGCTTGAGTTCAACTCCTTCATGAGTCCTATACTCAAAAGCAACATAAACCTCATGTGGTCGCTCGGCAACCAGGACATCAGCAGACTTTACCAGGGCAAAACCGCAGCCAGACTTGAAAGCGGACGTATGCTCGAACGCCTCGAAAAGCTCAGAAAAGAAAAAGAAGCGATCGATGCCAAAGCCGGCACAATGCAGCAGGAAATCGACACCATTCAGAAACGTCTGGACGATCTGCAGAAAAAAATGTAACCGTCAGTTCTTAAATAAAAAACTCACCGGCGAAAACCGGTGAGTTTTTTGTTCAACGCATAGGCTTACAACAGCTTTTTGGCACGGTAGACGGAATTTTTGCCTGCGCCGATTTTTTCAAGGTGTCCCCTTTCAAGCATTCCGCGAAGCAGCAAAATTGCCGTTGCCTGAGAGACTGAAAGCGTTGCCTGCACCTCTCTGCGCGTCGTGAAGCCATTTTGGCTGCACAGCGACAAAACGGCATTTTCCCTTTCCAGACGCACAGCGTCGCACGGCAGCACAACAGGCTCTGCCGCCCTGCCGAATAACTTTTGTCCGCTGCGGATTTCCTGTATGCGGCAAAGGCTGCTGTCCGTCTTTTTATCGGTATAATTCAAGTTTGGCAGCACGGTCTTGAACGCGTTTGCCGTTATTATAAATTCAGGCATTTTGCCGCTGCCCTTATAACAGTTGATTATTTTCATAATTCCTGTGCCGTAGGCTTCTATCAGTTTCAGCCTGTAAAACACGTTCGCAAGCTTCGGATTGCGTGCGGACGAAACGCCGATCATGATATCTTCCCTGCTGACACCATTTGCCAGTCCTCCGACAGATACAAATTCCATTCTGTCGTCAAATATTGATACGAGGGCAGGGGCGTTAACGGCATATTCCCTGTGAACTATGGTATTGAGCAGCGCTTCTCTCACCGCCTCTTCGGGATAATCTCTCCTGTCCACCCTGTACAGTCCCGAAATTTCGGCATGGAGCCTGTTGTATCTGTCAAGAAAAGCATAGCCGCGGTCAAGCTGCTCCAGCAACGAACCCGTTTCATCGCTTCTGTCCCTGAAAATTGTTTTGTCCGTGCCGTCAAACAGCGCAAGCTTAAGACTTACTTCGCACTGGTCAGACAACAGGTACGCAAGATTGGTGAACACACCTCCGCTGTTGATAAACCGGAGACTTTTCCGCGAGTTTTCGTCAAATTTAACGCCGAATTTCTGAAAA is a window encoding:
- a CDS encoding helix-turn-helix domain-containing protein, producing the protein MLERIAQSICKQASKIINYSVIITNQKGIIIGSSQEGRCGSFHEASLESVKYGRQLYHDSKAAARLSGTQPGVTMPITINNEVVGTVGITGTPDEVSKYGNLIKIFAEMLVRTELIKDSAILKNKDRLELLRELINFDGSAASGENFLSHCTMLGYDMSIPRAVIYLDYRNLEVPDARKLKQVSPVLSFDYHVMVKQQFCGAEDIRISVGEERYVVFAALKSAGGDYVDRLKKKFSELEEQMRQCGFCLTAGIGRKALTPEELKRSYEDAKLSWEVALERCPSSCLYIDDFNLEKLICRIPQTVLDNFANEQLGSLRSQRDCPELMKLARVWCESNFNQTLASRRLNIHKNTLCYRLSRFEKVTGIDLHDFNNAVAVYIALRSKTF
- a CDS encoding putative DNA binding domain-containing protein yields the protein MEFKREFTEEIKKTVAAFANCDGGVLYIGIEDDGAVCGISDADKTLQRVANTIRDAIRPDLTRFTECGCEILDNKTVIKISVRRGTLRPYFIAGKGISPQGVFVRHGASTVAADELSIFAMLRESAGDSFEDAVSAKQELTFEQTAEYFQKFGVKFDENSRKSLRFINSGGVFTNLAYLLSDQCEVSLKLALFDGTDKTIFRDRSDETGSLLEQLDRGYAFLDRYNRLHAEISGLYRVDRRDYPEEAVREALLNTIVHREYAVNAPALVSIFDDRMEFVSVGGLANGVSREDIMIGVSSARNPKLANVFYRLKLIEAYGTGIMKIINCYKGSGKMPEFIITANAFKTVLPNLNYTDKKTDSSLCRIQEIRSGQKLFGRAAEPVVLPCDAVRLERENAVLSLCSQNGFTTRREVQATLSVSQATAILLLRGMLERGHLEKIGAGKNSVYRAKKLL